The genomic interval AGGGATCCTTTCCCTGGACAGAAAAGACGAAATGCCGCCTTCCGATCCCGAGGTTCTGACAGTGGCACGTATCTTATGCGATCAGCTTCGCAATTTCGACACTCTGGTGCGATACAGCCCCGTGGAGTTCGCCTTTATTCTCCCTGACCTCAAGGTGACGGAAGGGGTCAAGGTCATGGAACGTGTGCAGGGCGGGATCGAGGAAGCCCTGGCCGGATTCCCAGATCCATCATGGACCTGCGTCGGCCTTTCAGGCTACCCGGACGACGCCGCAAGCGTGGAGAGGCTCATCGAGATCGCCGAGGCTGCCGCCAATCAGGTCCGTGAGGGAGGGGCACCGGGAGTATCCCGGTGGAAAGAATGATGGTCGTCCAGGGCACGTCATCTGCTGCCTAAAAAAGTCCTTTTCATTAATCTCCCTCTCCCCGTCGTGGGAGAGGGTTGGGGTGAGGGGGCGTTACTCCGGAGAACTTTGTTTCACCCCCACCTCCTTTCAGCAGCCAACCTCCTTAATTTTCCCCTCCCTCCTGGCCCGACGAAGCTTCATGCGAAGGCGACTGAGGGGGGAGGAAGAATTTGGAAACTATACTGTATGACGGGACTCTGGCCTTGCATCCCCTCGACAAAGCTCGGAGCCTGGGTCTGTAGAACGGCTAACGCACTCTGAACGACCGAAGAATAGACAATAGTATTCAGGAGCCAGGATACAGGAGCCAGTAGGAAAGACTGTATCTGAAACAGTAAAAGGCGGCCATTTGGCCGCCTTTGTTTGTATTCTATGCATTGTTTGGAATAAGAATTCAGGTTGTAAATGTTCTTAAGGCTTGGGAACTTCTCCTGGCTCCTGACTCCTGGATTCCGGATTCTGCCTCACCGGCACTCTCCCCATCTGCCGGCTCATGAGCTTCGCGAGGGGAAGGAGGTCATCCTCGTAGGGCAGCTGGCGGCTCGGAAAACGGGCTATCCGACGGCGGGCGGCGGGGTCGATGAACGAGGCGTCTATCGTCAGGAAGGAAGGGGGGGCGTTATACTGCTCCCTGCCCTTGGAAAGGAGCCCGGTAAGGACTCCCTGGACCAGGTTCTCCCCGCCGCTGTGGTACTCACCCCGGCCCCGGCCCAGGATCAGGAGGTCAGCACCCAGTTTCCGGCCGATGAGGGCCGCCCCGTCCATAGCCTCCTCCCAGTCTGCCTTGCCGCTGTCGTCCATGTACCCGTGGGCGGCGGCCAGCACACCGAAGGCGTCCGACAGGTCGTCTTCGTCCATGAGCCGTTCCGTCGAGTCAAGGGGAGCCAGGACATCGTACCCCTTGGCGCGCATGGCAATGGCAAGCGCTTCCTGCATCTTGCCGCCCATGTCGTTGGAAAGGTCGGTATCTTCGGACGTGAAAGGCGGCCGGCCGGTCCCGATGGTCATGCGGATAGGCAGGACCAGCACGGTCTTGTAAGCGTCCGGGCCCCAGAGGGGCGGCGCCGGCTGCATGGGGGCGCAATTGGCTGTGAGCAGTAAGACAGTGAGGGCGATGAGAGAGAAATGGATCCTGAATGATGTCCGTTTCATGGAGGCATCTTACATAAAATAGACAGGGATAGAAAAGGATAAAAAGGGGGGGGAAATAAATAATGGAGAAGGGGGAAGAAGAGGCGCAGTAGAAGGCTGGTGAGAAGTGCGGGATAAGCTCAGGGTGGTGAGCCTGCCGAACCACAGGCTCAGGACTGTGCGGAGTATCGGGTTAAACCTGGAATTTGAAACCCGAGCGAAGCGAGTCAGCTTCTTGTCTTTCAGATACCGGTTTACCTCTTCGGCCGTGATCCGGATCGCGCAGGTGATCCGCTCGTGCCTCGCCGTGGCGGTCGCAAGGAGCGGGAACCCCGGCCGCCGGTACCGGGCGCGGTACGTCCGTGCTTTGCCTGCTTTTTCCGCGTTTCCTCCCTCTCGAGGGCCATCATCTTTCGCACGGTGAACTCGGGGGTCTTGTCCTGGCCGAAATCCTCGTCGAAAGGGATCCTGGAGGGGATGCGGTCGGCCAGAAGCTCCTCAATGGCCGGCAGGGTGTAAACGTACTGGTCGCAGGCCAGTGTATATGCGCGGCCGAGCTTCCCGGCCCTGGCGGTTCGCCCGATACGGTGGACATAATCTTCGGGGTCCTGGGGCACATCGTAGTTGATGATGTGTGTGACGTCGTCGATGTGCAGGCCCCTGGACGCCACGTCCGAGGCGATGAGGAGAGGCAGTTTGCCCAGTTTGAAACGTTCCAGGACCCGGTTCCGGGCCGATTGTCTCAGGTCTCCGGTGAGGAGTCCCACATCCTCATAACCGTGGTCCTTGAGCTTACGGACAAGCCAGCTTGCGGTGATCTTCATGTTGGTGAAGATAAGACCCTTGGGGACATCCTCTTTCCCGAGGATCCCCAGCAGGAGCGGGAACTTCATGTCCCGGTCCACATGGTAGACGGCCTGGGTGATCCCCTCGGCCGCCAGTTTCTCCGGTGTAATTTCCACATCCCTGGGCCGGTTCATGAAATCTCTGGCGATGGAACGGGTCCGGCGGTCCAGGGTGGCTGAAAAGAGGAGGGACTGCCGGTCCCTGGCAGGGGGCAGACGTCGGAAAATGTTCCTCAGTTCGTCCCAGAACCCCAGGTCCAGCATCCTGTCCGCCTCGTCGATGACCAGGAAACGGATCTGGCCAATGTCCAGGATCCCGCGCCGCATGAAATCCAGAAGTCGGCCCGGCGTCCCGATGACGATATCGGTCCCGGCCGTAAGCTGGCTCTCCTGGCGGTTGAACCCTTCCCCGCCGTAAATGGCCGCCAACCGGATGCCCGTATGCTTACCCAGCAGTTCACCCTCCCGGTGGATCTGGAGAGCCAGTTCGCGGGTTGGGGAGAGGACAAGAGCAAGAGGCTTTTTCCGTTCTTTTTCGGGTGGATCGGCGAGGATCCGCGTAAAAAGGGTAATGAGGAAGGTCGCGGTCTTGCCCGTACCGGTCTGGGCCTGGGCGCACACGTCGACTCCGGTGAGGGCAATCGGCATGGCTTCTTCCTGGACCGGGGTCATGGATTCAAAACCGGCGTCCCTGATGCCCGCCATGACCGGTGCAGGCAGGTCGAGGGATGAAAAGGACAGTGCGTGGGTGCGTGAGTGCGTGGGTGCGTGGGAGACGGGTTCTTTTGCTTGTTGGTCGTGGTCTGTCACTGTATGAGGATTTCCTTTGCAATATTTTATTTTTGCGAAACAAACTAAGTGTAGGGGAGATGCAGCCTTGTGTCAATCAGCCACATGACATCAGCCACATGCGAATTGCGGTCCAGAGTCCAGAGTCCGGAGTGCAGGGGAAAACGTGCATTTGGAGCCTGACGTTTGAGGTTTGAAATTAAAACCCGGAACTCGGAACGTGGAACTCTAAAAACAGACGCCTGAAAATAAAGGGCGAGCCCATTCGACACGGCACATGTGCTGATGGTGCCTTGCTCAGGGCCACTCGCCGCTTGCTCGAGGCGTTCGCCTTTCGAATTGGAGCCTGCCACGAGCAAATAACAAAACCGCCATCATCAAAGAGGGCGGTTTTGTTATGCGTCGAGTGGTGACCCCACCGGGATTCGAACCCGGACTACCAACGTGAGAGGCTGGCGTCCTAACCATTAGACGATGGGGCCTATTCTGGCTGGGGAGGAAGGAGTTGAACCCTCACATACGGAACCAGAATCCGCTGTCCTACCATTAGACGACTCCCCAAACGGAACTCGAAAATCTAGAACATTCGGGCCGACTTGTCAACGCAGGATGTGATTGAACTTTCCCCATAGACGCGGCAACGGGGGGACACGGCGAAACGGTGAGACTCACAGGTGTATGCCAATATGTCCTTCCGTGCTGTTTGTCCTCCGCGTCCCCGCGTCTTCGCGTCCCCGTGTCTGCACTGCTATCAAGCTGTGGCCTGAGCCGCAGCCGACTTCACCGTTACCGTTTCACTGATGATCCTTTCCTCTTCCACCAGGTGTCCGTCGGCGATCATGAGGATCCGGCGCGCGTTGCGTGCGCTTTCCATGCTGTGGGTGACCATGATGATGGTCATGCCCTCGGCGTTCAGTTTGTTCAATAGCCCCATGATGTCGCCGCTGGTCCTGGAATCCAGGTTGCCGGTGGGTTCGTCGGCGAGGAGTATGGGAGGCTCGTTGACGATGGCTCTCGCCACGGCGACGCGCTCGGCCTCCCCGCCGGAAACCTGGCTGGGAAGACGGTACTCCTTGCCTTTCAGGCCCACGCGGGCCAGGGCCTCTTCGGCCATCCGTCTCTTCTCCTTTTTGGGGGCCTTGATGGTGACGAGGGGCAGCATGACGTTCTCGGCCAGTGTCAGGTACGGTATGAGGTTGAAACTCTGGAATACGAACCCGAGGTATTCTCGCCTGAAATCTGCTCGCTGGTCCCTCGACAGGTTGTAGATGTCGATGTCGTCAACGGTGAAAAGGCCGCTGGTGGGCGTGTTGAGGGCGCCCATCATGGCCAGGAGGGTTGATTTCCCGGATCCTGATTCGCCCATGACGGCAACGAACTCGCTTTCCTCTATCTCGAAACTGATGCCCCGGACCGCCTGAACGAGGGCGTCGCCGGTGCCGTAGTGCTTCACAAGGTTGTCTGCTTTTATGTAACCCATGGTCATCTCCTTACAGCGCCCTGAGCGCGTCGTTGGGGTCCAGTTTGGCCGCGAGCAGAGCCGGGTAGGTGCTGGCGATGAGGCCGAGCAGGATCGACATGACCACGGCGCCGCCGGCCATGATGGGGTCGAAGGGAACTGCGATGTCCACGCTCTCGGTGAAGAAGGGCAGGGCGGCGATGGTGGTCCCAAGGCCTCCAAAGTACCCGAGGATGCCGGCCAGGGCCGACACGAGGGCGGCTTCCAGCAGCACGATGCGGATGATGTGGCTGCGCCGGTAGCCGATGGCCCTGAAGATGCCGATCTCGCGGGTCCTCTCGCGGACGCTGCCCATCATGGTGACGAGCACCACCAGGCTCCCCACCAGGATCACCACGGAAGATACGCCGAGGGTCAGCTTCCTGAACTGGGCCAGCGTTTCCATGCGGCCTTTCACCACGGACTGGACGCCCATGACCTTTCCGCCAGGAACCACCTCCGAGATCTGACGCACCATTTCCTCGATGGGACAGTCCTTGCAAAGAGCCGCCACTTCAGCCATGGAAACGCGGTCTTCCATGCCCAGCATTAACTGGGCCGTGGCCAGGGGGGTGAAGATGATCTGATCGTCCTGTGAGCCGGTGCCGTCTAAGGCGCCGATCACGGTGAGCTCCCGGCCGTTTGCGTTAAAGGTGTCTCCGATGTTGAGCCCCAGGCTCTTTGCCGCTTCGCTGCCGAGGAGGACCTGGTCGCCTGCCGGCAGGTCGCCCTGGATGTTCCACCAGGGTTTGAGGATGGCGGTTGCTTCGAAATCGACCCCTGAAAGCAGGACTTTTTTACCGCTCACCTCCACCACCCCCAGGGCCACGGGGCCCACGGCGGCGACGTTGGCGGCGTTTGTGATGGTGCGGATCTTTTCGAGCTGGCTCATGTGGATCTCTTCCATCTCGAAGGAGACGCCTCCCAGGGCGAGTCCGCCGTAGGTGAGGGACAGGTTCTCCGTTTTCGGGACGATGAGGATGTTGGCGCCGAACTTGTCCAGCTTGTCGGTGATGTCCGTGCGCATGGCGTCGACCAGGCTCATGAGGGCCACAACGGTGATGACCCCGATGAGCAGGCCGGCCAGCAGGAAGGCCGCCTTGGCCTTCCTGCGCCTCAGGTTAAGAAGCGCTATATCTGTCAGATTCATGTCTCAGCTCCTGTTGAAGTTGAAGTAGAAGGACCCCTGCTCGATGATGTCCCTGACCTTGATGATCACGTTGCCGCCGGCGACGGTGCGGGTCAGAGGTGACGGGTTGCATCCGCCCTTGACCTCGTTGATCTTCACGGAAGGGAACCTGAGGCCGCAGTTGTTGCACACCATGACGTCGCCTTCCTGGCGGTACCCTTTACCCGCTGCCCAGCAGGTGTCACAGGCGTCGAAGGCGGCCCTGATGACGCCGTCGGAGCTCTTCATGATGAAGTACCGGATATCCAGGCCCTTGGGGGACTTGAAGGAGTAGTACCTGGCCTTGCCGTCATTGAAATCGCTCACGGGGTAGGAAAATTCAGAAGCGCCGGTGCTTTTCACCGCGGCGGTAGCGGCCACTGGGCCGGCTTCTTTCTTCCCGCCGAGGAGGAACATGCCGCCGCCGGCCAGGGCGGCCGCGACGATGAGGGTGATGAACATGGGAGCCTTGCTCTTCCTGCTCTGCAGGACGGCGGCTTTCTTGTCTTTTGAGGTTTTCTTGGACATTTTTTCTCCTTTTACGGATCCAGGATCCAAGGCCCAAAATCCAGGGTCCAAGGTCCTGTATAATTTCAATCGATAATATGTTTTTAAGCGAACGGGTAGTGCAGGGATCAGGCGGAAGGCGGGCGTTTAAGCGCAGCTATACATGGTACCTGGCACCTGGCGCCTGGCACTCCGCCGTCAGGCGGGTAGATTCAACACAAAAACGTTGCGTTGGAAAGGTAGAGGGGTGCTTCTGGGGGAGGGGGTTGTGCAACGTGGAGTGTGCGTGCGTGTGTGCGTAGATCTGTGTCGACAAAGGCATCTTCAGTAGAGGCAACAGTTACAGCTGACAGCTGGTGGCTGCCGGCTGAATTGAAGCAGCAGATTGCTTCGTCGAACAGTTCGTCCGCGGCTCCGGCTTCGAAGCCGCAGGTGACGCCGGATATGTCGCAGCAGGAAGGCGCCTCGTATGAGGCGGTACCGCCGGCGGCCCACTCTCCCGGCATGCAGCAATCCATGCCGCAGTCGGTGATGGACGCAAACGCCCAGGCGCCCATGAGGTTCAGGGCGAGGACGGCGATCACCAGTATGTGAAGGCTCTTCCTATACATTTTTTGTTTGTTTACTCTCCAAAGTACAAAAAATGTCTGTGTCAGTTTGATCATTTTCCTGGCTCCCGTAGGAATATAGCACCGGGAGTTCTAATGTCAACTGAAATGGTAAGGAAAGGGAGAAGGAAGGAGGAAGGAGGAAGGAGGGGGAATAT from bacterium carries:
- a CDS encoding DEAD/DEAH box helicase, encoding MTDHDQQAKEPVSHAPTHSRTHALSFSSLDLPAPVMAGIRDAGFESMTPVQEEAMPIALTGVDVCAQAQTGTGKTATFLITLFTRILADPPEKERKKPLALVLSPTRELALQIHREGELLGKHTGIRLAAIYGGEGFNRQESQLTAGTDIVIGTPGRLLDFMRRGILDIGQIRFLVIDEADRMLDLGFWDELRNIFRRLPPARDRQSLLFSATLDRRTRSIARDFMNRPRDVEITPEKLAAEGITQAVYHVDRDMKFPLLLGILGKEDVPKGLIFTNMKITASWLVRKLKDHGYEDVGLLTGDLRQSARNRVLERFKLGKLPLLIASDVASRGLHIDDVTHIINYDVPQDPEDYVHRIGRTARAGKLGRAYTLACDQYVYTLPAIEELLADRIPSRIPFDEDFGQDKTPEFTVRKMMALEREETRKKQAKHGRTAPGTGGRGSRSLRPPRRGTSGSPARSGSRPKR
- a CDS encoding ABC transporter ATP-binding protein, with translation MGYIKADNLVKHYGTGDALVQAVRGISFEIEESEFVAVMGESGSGKSTLLAMMGALNTPTSGLFTVDDIDIYNLSRDQRADFRREYLGFVFQSFNLIPYLTLAENVMLPLVTIKAPKKEKRRMAEEALARVGLKGKEYRLPSQVSGGEAERVAVARAIVNEPPILLADEPTGNLDSRTSGDIMGLLNKLNAEGMTIIMVTHSMESARNARRILMIADGHLVEEERIISETVTVKSAAAQATA
- a CDS encoding ABC transporter permease translates to MNLTDIALLNLRRRKAKAAFLLAGLLIGVITVVALMSLVDAMRTDITDKLDKFGANILIVPKTENLSLTYGGLALGGVSFEMEEIHMSQLEKIRTITNAANVAAVGPVALGVVEVSGKKVLLSGVDFEATAILKPWWNIQGDLPAGDQVLLGSEAAKSLGLNIGDTFNANGRELTVIGALDGTGSQDDQIIFTPLATAQLMLGMEDRVSMAEVAALCKDCPIEEMVRQISEVVPGGKVMGVQSVVKGRMETLAQFRKLTLGVSSVVILVGSLVVLVTMMGSVRERTREIGIFRAIGYRRSHIIRIVLLEAALVSALAGILGYFGGLGTTIAALPFFTESVDIAVPFDPIMAGGAVVMSILLGLIASTYPALLAAKLDPNDALRAL
- a CDS encoding DUF2318 domain-containing protein; amino-acid sequence: MSKKTSKDKKAAVLQSRKSKAPMFITLIVAAALAGGGMFLLGGKKEAGPVAATAAVKSTGASEFSYPVSDFNDGKARYYSFKSPKGLDIRYFIMKSSDGVIRAAFDACDTCWAAGKGYRQEGDVMVCNNCGLRFPSVKINEVKGGCNPSPLTRTVAGGNVIIKVRDIIEQGSFYFNFNRS